Proteins encoded together in one Hevea brasiliensis isolate MT/VB/25A 57/8 chromosome 16, ASM3005281v1, whole genome shotgun sequence window:
- the LOC110634344 gene encoding sugar transporter ERD6-like 6 translates to MSSREEIDDGIRKPFLHTGSWYKMSSRQSSIMGSSAQFIRDGAVSVVLCVLIVALGPIQFGFTCGYSSPTQAEIISDLKLSISEFSLFGSLSNVGAMVGAIASGQIAEYIGRKGSLMIAAIPNIIGWLCISFAKDSSFLFMGRLLEGFGVGIISYTVPVYIAEISPQNLRGSLGSVNQLSVTLGIMLAYLLGLFVHWRLLAVLGILPCTILIPGLFFIPESPRWLAKMGMTEDFEASLQVLRGFDTDISAEVNEIKMSVASSSKRTTIRFVDLRRRRYWFPLMVGIGLLVLQQLSGINGVLFYSSNIFESAGLISSNLATVGVGIIQVLATGVTTWLVDKAGRRILLIISTSGMTVSLLLVAVAFYLEGTVSEDSHLYSIMGILSLVGLVAMVIFFSLGLGAIPWLIMSEILPVNIKGLAGSIATLANWLTSWVVTMTANLLLSWNSGGTFTIYTVVTAFTVVFVTLWVPETKGRTLEEIQSSFR, encoded by the exons ATGAGTTCCAGGGAGGAGATCGATGATGGAATTAGGAAACCCTTCCTCCACACCGGTAGTTGGTATAAAATGAGCTCCAGGCAGTCCAGCATAATGGGCTCCTCCGCCCAGTTTATCCGCGATGGCGCTGTCTCCGTTGTCCTCTGCGTCCTCATCGTCGCTTTGGGTCCTATCCAATTCGGATTCACT TGTGGGTATTCTTCGCCTACGCAAGCGGAAATCATCAGCGATCTTAAACTCTCAATTTCTGAG TTCTCTCTGTTTGGATCTTTATCGAATGTTGGCGCTATGGTTGGAGCTATTGCTAGTGGTCAAATTGCAGAGTACATTGGCCGCAAGGGG TCGCTGATGATTGCCGCGATCCCTAAtataattggatggttatgcATATCATTTGCAAAA GATTCATCATTTTTATTCATGGGAAGATTGTTGGAAGGCTTTGGTGTTGGTATAATCTCATACACA GTGCCAGTGTATATTGCTGAGATATCACCTCAGAACTTGAGAGGAAGCCTTGGATCTGTTAACCAG CTCTCAGTTACTCTTGGAATCATGCTGGCTTACCTATTAGGACTTTTTGTACATTGGAGGCTGCTTGCTGTTTTAG GAATTTTGCCTTGCACAATATTAATACCTGGCTTGTTTTTCATACCCGAGTCTCCTCGATGGCTG GCCAAAATGGGGATGACAGAAGATTTTGAAGCCTCTTTGCAAGTCTTACGGGGATTTGATACAGACATTTCTGCTGAAGTGAATGAAATTAAG ATGTCTGTAGCATCATCAAGCAAAAGAACAACAATACGGTTTGTAGATCTCAGACGAAGAAGATATTGGTTCCCTTTGATG GTAGGAATCGGACTACTCGTGCTCCAGCAGCTCAGTGGGATCAATGGGGTTTTATTCTATTCCAGTAACATCTTTGAAAGTGCTG GGCTTATCTCAAGTAATCTTGCTACAGTTGGAGTTGGGATCATTCAG GTTCTTGCCACTGGAGTCACTACATGGTTGGTGGATAAAGCTGGACGCAGGATTCTTCTTATT ATATCTACATCTGGAATGACTGTTAGCTTGCTTCTTGTTGCAGTTGCCTTTTATTTAGAG GGCACTGTTTCAGAAGATTCTCATTTATATAGCATTATGGGAATACTGTCACTTGTGGGGCTTGTG GCTATGGTAATTTTCTTCTCCCTTGGACTTGGAGCTATTCCTTGGCTTATAATGTCTGAG ATACTCCCAGTGAATATTAAGGGCCTTGCTGGCAGTATAGCAACATTGGCAAATTGGCTGACTTCCTGGGTGGTCACAATGACTGCAAACTTGCTGTTGAGTTGGAATAGtggag GCACTTTTACTATTTACACGGTGGTGACTGCTTTTACTGTTGTTTTTGTGACTCTGTGGGTGCCTGAAACCAAAGGAAGAACTCTGGAAGAAATACAATCATCCTTCAGATAA
- the LOC110634315 gene encoding alkylbase DNA glycosidase-like protein mag2, whose protein sequence is MGKPITRSHSRSIVEPSSTLQSAATANTSLNPSSSSSSKIPYRPRKIRKLSTTNKIIAAAAAAAATATTNSFPLSTVKPLSVKGEIDLALEHLRKSDPLLSTLIDTNKPPTFDSQSPPFLSLARSILYQQLAPNAAKSIYTRFLTLCGGEAGVLPENVLSLSALQLREIGISGRKASYLHDLADKFRNGSLSDSSILEMNDDTLLTSLTAVKGIGVWSVHMFMIFSLHRPDVLPVGDLGVRKGVQNLYGLKELPQPLQMEQVCEKWRPYRSVGSWYMWRLMETKALAKVTKKS, encoded by the coding sequence ATGGGTAAGCCCATAACTCGATCCCACTCTCGTTCTATAGTCGAACCCTCTTCCACTCTACAATCCGCCGCCACCGCCAATACTTCTTTAAAcccctcttcttcttcctcctccaAAATCCCATATCGGCCCCGGAAAATCCGAAAACTTTCAACCACCAATAAAATAATTGCAGCCGCTGCCGCCGCCGCCGCCACAGCCACTACCAACTCCTTTCCCCTGTCCACTGTTAAACCATTATCGGTCAAAGGCGAGATTGACCTGGCTCTTGAACATTTACGCAAGTCAGATCCCCTTCTCTCAACTCTAATTGACACCAATAAGCCACCTACATTCGATTCTCAAAGCCCACCATTTTTATCTCTAGCAAGAAGCATTCTTTATCAACAACTCGCCCCTAATGCCGCCAAATCAATCTACACTAGATTCCTCACCCTCTGTGGTGGCGAAGCGGGGGTCCTGCCGGAGAATGTTCTATCGCTATCTGCCCTTCAGCTCCGAGAAATTGGAATTTCGGGTCGAAAAGCGAGCTACCTGCATGACCTAGCAGACAAGTTCAGAAACGGGTCTTTATCAGATTCGTCGATTCTTGAAATGAATGATGATACGCTTTTAACTAGCCTGACTGCGGTTAAGGGAATTGGGGTTTGGTCTGTGCACATGTTTATGATATTTTCGCTGCATAGGCCTGATGTTTTGCCGGTGGGTGATCTTGGTGTGAGGAAAGGAGTACAGAATTTGTATGGGCTTAAGGAGTTGCCGCAGCCATTGCAAATGGAGCAAGTTTGTGAGAAGTGGAGGCCTTATAGGTCTGTTGGGTCGTGGTATATGTGGAGGTTAATGGAAACCAAGGCATTGGCTAAAGTGACTAAAAAGTCGTAG